In one window of Juglans regia cultivar Chandler chromosome 3, Walnut 2.0, whole genome shotgun sequence DNA:
- the LOC108979182 gene encoding glutathione S-transferase U8-like — translation MAEDHHEVVVFGAWPSPYSRRIEAALKLKGVPYKYIEEDLGKKSPSLLKYNPIHKKIPVLVHNGKPIAESLVILEYIDETWQEGYPLLMPKDPYQRSLARFWAKFIDDKCMPAILKACWGEEQERERAGEEVAELLKLMEKELKEKRFFGGENIGMVDIAANIIGFSLGAYEEASGVKLMTREKFPKLCNWRDEFMSNSAVIKENAPPREELISFLRNHFRKNNN, via the exons ATGGCAGAAGATCATCATGAGGTGGTGGTATTTGGTGCTTGGCCAAGCCCTTACAGTCGCAGGATAGAGGCTGCTCTTAAACTGAAAGGAGTGCCCTACAAATACATTGAAGAAGATTTAGGCAAAAAGAGTCCTTCGCTTCTCAAATACAACCCCATCCACAAGAAGATTCCCGTCCTCGTACACAATGGAAAGCCTATCGCGGAGTCCCTTGTTATTCTTGAATACATCGATGAAACTTGGCAGGAGGGCTATCCCTTACTCATGCCCAAAGATCCTTATCAGAGATCCCTTGCACGTTTCTGGGCCAAGTTCATTGACGACAAG tGCATGCCTGCGATACTGAAAGCTTGCTGGGGCGAAGAGCAAGAGCGTGAGAGGGCTGGGGAAGAAGTAGCAGAACTACTAAAATTAATGGAGAAGGAGCTCAAGGAGAAGAGATTCTTTGGAGGAGAGAATATAGGAATGGTAGACATTGCTGCAAACATCATAGGCTTCTCGCTTGGAGCTTATGAAGAAGCTTCTGGGGTAAAGTTGATGACAAGAGAGAAATTTCCTAAACTCTGCAACTGGAGGGATGAGTTTATGAGCAACAGTGCTGTTATCAAGGAAAATGCACCTCCCAGAGAGGAACTCATTTCCTTTCTACGAAATCACTTtcgtaaaaataataattaa